One Chryseobacterium sp. StRB126 genomic region harbors:
- a CDS encoding S8 family peptidase gives MKKIFISISTLIISLTNAQKNNEILERKFENQRIENSKKFDAYITKRYGQDRNPEDLKEIEKQRISLAGFIENKPYFYKAYDQDQIMNSNSDYLQGGTISGLTGSFNGEGIKFTIFDGSSISGTPGRVFDGHVFFNNATGRISNKEATTLIYGDHATSVAGFIGARNYPYTVTLNNGTTRAVNFKGIAPNSTIDAYAFLQTTLPGETSPSTVFQKIIKAQPNISNHSYGANYGWSEGAVNGAAAWIWNSAFTSPNTSYDAQGTYHNNDRDYDQIVYNNPSYIIVKSSGNSYGDGPSTATSTYKKYYEDDNGNLVEFASTDTLPPNNCSQGYDCIGIGSLAKNIIVVGATNRITTNEGRYTSSTDVIHSSYSSAGPRDDGGIKPDISAVGTSVASASSENNTTGSQSLTVGNGTSYSAPVVTGIIGLWTQINKQLFSGNLLNAASAKTLMIHSALEAGNPGPDPHFGWGFINAKKGAELLVGKSNNTVIFNDETLNNEIPNTKTVKASGSEPLKVTISWTDPEFTNFTSQWVNVHNNRTSKLVNDLDLRIVDTTDNTTYLPWRLDYNNPMTALKGDNTVDNVEQVIVDAPVAGRNYKIVINNKGTLKNNTGANAPQNYSIIVTGHSEVLGTKESKAGVLSNLAVAPSVTKDVINILKAPKKSTFTIYDLSGKKLQNGTINSDKEVVDLSAHTKGIYIIEVKTDNDVISKKIIKE, from the coding sequence ATGAAGAAAATCTTTATTTCGATCAGCACTTTGATTATTTCGTTAACAAATGCACAAAAAAATAATGAAATACTGGAAAGAAAATTTGAAAACCAGAGAATTGAAAACAGTAAAAAGTTTGATGCTTACATAACCAAGCGCTATGGACAAGACAGAAATCCGGAAGATTTAAAAGAAATTGAAAAGCAAAGAATTAGTTTAGCCGGATTTATTGAAAACAAACCTTATTTCTATAAGGCCTATGATCAGGACCAGATTATGAATTCTAATTCCGACTATTTACAAGGAGGTACGATTAGCGGCTTAACAGGTTCATTTAATGGTGAAGGTATTAAGTTTACTATTTTTGACGGAAGCTCTATTTCTGGTACTCCAGGAAGAGTATTTGATGGTCACGTATTTTTCAACAATGCTACAGGCAGAATAAGTAATAAAGAAGCTACCACTCTTATATATGGAGATCACGCAACATCTGTTGCCGGCTTTATTGGAGCCAGAAATTACCCTTATACTGTCACCCTTAATAATGGTACCACCAGAGCTGTAAATTTCAAAGGCATTGCTCCTAATTCAACTATAGACGCTTATGCTTTCTTACAAACAACATTACCTGGTGAGACAAGCCCAAGCACTGTTTTTCAAAAAATAATTAAAGCACAGCCTAATATTTCCAATCATTCGTATGGAGCTAATTACGGTTGGAGTGAAGGAGCAGTCAATGGAGCAGCTGCTTGGATATGGAATAGCGCTTTTACCAGCCCAAATACTTCTTATGATGCACAAGGTACTTATCATAATAATGACAGGGATTATGATCAAATTGTTTACAATAATCCCTCATATATCATCGTAAAATCTTCAGGAAACTCTTACGGAGATGGCCCAAGCACAGCTACCAGTACTTATAAAAAATATTATGAAGATGATAATGGAAATCTGGTAGAATTTGCATCAACAGATACATTACCTCCCAACAACTGCTCCCAAGGATATGACTGTATTGGTATTGGCTCTTTGGCAAAAAACATTATTGTAGTAGGAGCCACTAACAGAATTACAACTAATGAAGGAAGATATACATCCTCAACAGACGTTATTCATTCTTCTTATAGTAGTGCCGGACCAAGAGATGATGGTGGTATAAAACCTGATATTAGTGCTGTAGGAACATCTGTAGCAAGTGCCAGTTCAGAGAATAACACAACGGGAAGCCAGAGCCTTACGGTAGGTAATGGCACTTCTTATTCAGCACCTGTTGTTACAGGGATTATTGGATTATGGACACAGATTAACAAACAATTATTTTCTGGAAATCTTTTAAATGCAGCTTCTGCAAAAACACTCATGATCCATTCTGCTTTAGAAGCAGGAAACCCAGGCCCTGATCCACATTTTGGGTGGGGATTTATTAATGCTAAAAAAGGTGCAGAATTGCTTGTAGGAAAATCTAACAATACTGTTATTTTCAACGATGAAACATTAAACAACGAAATCCCTAATACTAAGACAGTTAAAGCATCCGGGAGTGAACCATTAAAAGTAACTATTTCATGGACAGACCCTGAATTCACAAACTTTACAAGCCAGTGGGTGAATGTTCACAACAATAGAACATCTAAGTTAGTTAATGATTTGGATTTAAGAATTGTTGACACCACAGACAACACCACCTATCTTCCATGGAGACTTGATTACAACAATCCTATGACTGCGTTAAAAGGAGATAATACAGTGGACAATGTTGAACAGGTAATTGTAGACGCTCCGGTAGCCGGAAGAAATTATAAGATCGTCATTAATAATAAAGGAACCCTGAAAAACAATACAGGTGCTAATGCTCCTCAAAATTATTCTATCATTGTAACAGGGCATAGTGAAGTACTAGGAACCAAAGAGTCTAAAGCGGGAGTTTTAAGCAATCTAGCTGTTGCTCCTTCCGTTACAAAAGATGTAATAAACATCCTGAAAGCACCTAAAAAATCTACCTTCACAATTTATGATTTGTCCGGTAAAAAATTACAAAACGGCACCATCAACAGTGACAAGGAAGTAGTTGATTTATCGGCTCATACAAAAGGAATTTACATCATTGAAGTAAAAACCGACAATGATGTTATTTCTAAAAAAATCATTAAGGAATAA